One genomic region from Pyxicephalus adspersus chromosome 1, UCB_Pads_2.0, whole genome shotgun sequence encodes:
- the RPAIN gene encoding RPA-interacting protein isoform X2 encodes MEAEMRHRALYKGTTPPWKETYRKRCVERLKSNRSRLLDKFRQVGDRVNGGIGGSFLVQEVMEEEWNAMHSRGGSFPSLWKKENLSQDPDELVTLEEIRQELLLEEQAMVAEIESILQFEDECLDSVVGMNAENLIVCPVCNRNYLTVTSCFVLCQCGVYINCKSQGMSREKLQSLLELNLSAHANSCYEHPVFSVVLDAEGGSSLFMSCTVCDAMAVII; translated from the exons ATGGAGGCAGAGATGAGACATCGCGCCTTGTACAAGGGCACTACCCCGCCATGGAAGGAGACCTACAGAAAG AGATGTGTGGAGAGACTGAAGAGCAACCGCTCCAGACTTCTGGATAAGTTTCGACAAGTGGGTGACCGAGTGAATGGAGGGATCGGTGGCTCCTTCCTGGTTCAGGAGGTGATGGAGGAAGAGTGGAATGCAATGCATTCAAGAGGAGGAAGCTTTCCTTCCCTATGGAAAAAGGAGAACTTGTCACAG GATCCTGATGAGTTGGTAACATTGGAAGAAATCAGACAGGAGCTACTTTTGGAAG AGCAAGCAATGGTTGCTGAGATCGAAAGCATTCTTCAGTTTGAGGATGAATGTCTGGATTCAGTTGTAGGCATGAATGCTGAAAACCTCATTGTTTGCCCAGTGTGTAATcg GAACTACCTAACTGTAACAAGTTGCTTTGTCTTATGCCAGTGCGGTGTGTATATTAATTGTAAG TCTCAAGGTATGAGTCGAGAGAAGCTGCAGTCATTACTTGAACTTAACCTCTCTGCACATGCAAACAGCTGTTATGAGCATCCAGTGTTTTCAGTTGTCCTAGATGCTGAAGGAGGATCCAGTTTATTTATGAGTTGCACT GTGTGTGATGCAATGGCAGTTATAATCTAG
- the RPAIN gene encoding RPA-interacting protein isoform X1 — translation MEAEMRHRALYKGTTPPWKETYRKRCVERLKSNRSRLLDKFRQVGDRVNGGIGGSFLVQEVMEEEWNAMHSRGGSFPSLWKKENLSQAFGILQDPDELVTLEEIRQELLLEEQAMVAEIESILQFEDECLDSVVGMNAENLIVCPVCNRNYLTVTSCFVLCQCGVYINCKSQGMSREKLQSLLELNLSAHANSCYEHPVFSVVLDAEGGSSLFMSCTVCDAMAVII, via the exons ATGGAGGCAGAGATGAGACATCGCGCCTTGTACAAGGGCACTACCCCGCCATGGAAGGAGACCTACAGAAAG AGATGTGTGGAGAGACTGAAGAGCAACCGCTCCAGACTTCTGGATAAGTTTCGACAAGTGGGTGACCGAGTGAATGGAGGGATCGGTGGCTCCTTCCTGGTTCAGGAGGTGATGGAGGAAGAGTGGAATGCAATGCATTCAAGAGGAGGAAGCTTTCCTTCCCTATGGAAAAAGGAGAACTTGTCACAG gCTTTCGGCATCTTACAGGATCCTGATGAGTTGGTAACATTGGAAGAAATCAGACAGGAGCTACTTTTGGAAG AGCAAGCAATGGTTGCTGAGATCGAAAGCATTCTTCAGTTTGAGGATGAATGTCTGGATTCAGTTGTAGGCATGAATGCTGAAAACCTCATTGTTTGCCCAGTGTGTAATcg GAACTACCTAACTGTAACAAGTTGCTTTGTCTTATGCCAGTGCGGTGTGTATATTAATTGTAAG TCTCAAGGTATGAGTCGAGAGAAGCTGCAGTCATTACTTGAACTTAACCTCTCTGCACATGCAAACAGCTGTTATGAGCATCCAGTGTTTTCAGTTGTCCTAGATGCTGAAGGAGGATCCAGTTTATTTATGAGTTGCACT GTGTGTGATGCAATGGCAGTTATAATCTAG